One stretch of Harmonia axyridis chromosome 1, icHarAxyr1.1, whole genome shotgun sequence DNA includes these proteins:
- the LOC123688833 gene encoding leucine-rich repeat-containing protein 70-like, which yields MIQIWSLHNLKMLPYFVILAVITANTVAQPHEYNLRIYSYSGPLDEDVLRSNFSELFSLEIRLSNITSFSRDTLKKFKILEELSIAFSRIHKTEDDIFDHCCPKLKKLEIRNWIGFTQTDLKGVGSLPLEHLEIIDQNIPILKNDMFENSGLTDLLLINDNIERIDPMAFKNLINLEYLLISQNKLKKFPKEAIAPLKNLETLEFSSNGLETLSTNDLPELPRLKKLILTNEKLKEVDFTDIETKAPSLTEIYLVGNVGVKIHGNSSIVHNLV from the exons ATGATTCAAATTTGGAGTTTGCATAATTTGAAGAT gttGCCATATTTTGTGATTCTTGCTGTTATAACTGCCAACACAGTAGCTCAACCACATGAATATAATCTGAGGATTTATAGTTATTCTGGACCACTCGATGAAGATGTTCTAAGGTCGAACTTTTCTGAACTGTTTTCTCTCGAGATCCGGCTCAGCAATATAACAAGTTTTTCAAGGGATAcactcaaaaaattcaaaattttggagGAGTTATCCATAGCATTTTCCAGAATCCACAAAACGGAAGATGACATTTTCGATCATTGTTGTCCAAAGTTGAAAAAGTTGGAGATACGGAACTGGATAGGTTTCACTCAGACAGATTTGAAAGGAGTAGGTTCACTTCCTCTAGAACACTTGGAGATTATTGACCAGAATATACCAATTTTAAAAAATGACATGTTTGAAAACTCTGGACTAACGGATTTACTTTTAATAAACGACAACATAGAAAGAATAGATCCCATGGCCTTCAAAAACCTCATCAACCTCGAATATTTGCTTATTTCACAGAATAAACTCAAGAAGTTTCCGAAAGAAGCAATTGCTCCTCTTAAAAATCTCGAAACCCTAGAATTTTCTTCAAACGGATTGGAAACACTGAGCACCAATGATTTACCTGAGTTACCAAGGCtgaaaaaactgattttaaCTAATGAAAAGTTGAAAGAGGTGGATTTTACTGATATCGAAACCAAAGCTCCAAGTTTGACGGAAATATATTTGGTTGGAAATGTTGGTGTCAAAATACATGGTAACAGTTCTATTGTTCACAACCTTGTTTAG